From Diospyros lotus cultivar Yz01 chromosome 4, ASM1463336v1, whole genome shotgun sequence, a single genomic window includes:
- the LOC127800624 gene encoding eukaryotic translation initiation factor 3 subunit H: MANAAAATMGGRSFLQVASTEEVAPPLRVVQIEGLVVLKIIKHCKEFSPALVTGQLLGLDVGSVLEVTNCFPFPIRDEDEEIEADGANYQLEMMRCLREVNVDNNTVGWYQSTLLGSFQTVELIETFMNYQENIRRCVCIIYDPSKSNQGILALKALKLSDSFMDLHRNNNFTGEKLREKNLSWVDIFEEIPIKVSNSALISAFMTELEADTPVAQCDLDRLQLSTNPFMERNVEFLIECMDDLSMEQQKFQFYYRNLSRQQAQQQAWLQKRRSENMARKAAGEEPLPEEDPSNPIFKTIPEPSRLESFLITNQIANYCNQINGATGQSFSRLYLMKALHEN; the protein is encoded by the exons ATGGCGAACG CGGCGGCAGCAACGATGGGTGGTCGATCGTTTCTGCAAGTGGCATCCACGGAAGAGGTTGCTCCTCCCCTCAGAGTCGTTCAGATCGAGGGACTG GTGGTACTGAAAATCATCAAACACTGCAAGGAGTTTTCCCCAGCTCTTGTCACAGGGCAACTTCTTGGTTTGGATGTTGGTAGTGTCCTGGAAGTAACTAACTGTTTCCCTTTCCCG ATTCGAGATGAAGATGAGGAGATTGAAGCAGATGGTGCAAATTATCAGCTAGAGATGATGAGATGTTTGAGAGAAGTTAATGTTGATAATAATACTGTTGGATG GTATCAATCAACTCTTCTAGGTTCCTTTCAGACTGTGGAACTGATTGAGACCTTTATGAATTACCAG GAGAATATAAGACGGTGTGTCTGCATTATTTATGATCCTTCGAAGTCTAACCAAGGTATCTTAGCTCTGAAGGCCTTGAAGCTGTCAGATTCCTTCATGGATCTGCACCGTAACAACAATTTTACAGGAGAGAA GTTGAGAGAGAAAAATCTTTCCTGGGTGGATATCTTCGAGGAGATACCT ATCAAGGTATCCAACTCTGCTCTTATCAGTGCCTTTATGACAGAGCTGGAAGCTGATACACCCGTTGCCCAG TGTGATTTGGATAGGCTACAACTATCAACCAATCCCTTTATGGAGAGgaatgttgaatttttaattgaatgcATGGACGACTTGTCAATGGAACAGCAGAAG ttCCAATTCTACTATCGGAACTTGTCACGCCAACAAGCACAGCAGCAAGCATGGCTCCAGAAGAGAAG GTCAGAGAACATGGCACGTAAAGCTGCTGGAGAAGAGCCTTTACCAGAGGAGGATCCTTCCAACCCCATTTTTAAGACTATCCCTGAGCCATCACGGTTGGAGAGCTTTCTCATCACAAATCAAATTGCAAACTACTGCAATCAAATTAATGG GGCCACGGGCCAGAGTTTCAGCAGACTGTACCTGATGAAGGCGTTGCACGAGAATTGA
- the LOC127799215 gene encoding probably inactive leucine-rich repeat receptor-like protein kinase At3g28040 yields the protein MTMAFLQLSFVFSLISVASLRSCTAADQLNDDVLGLIVFKSDLHDPNSHLASWSEDDDSPCSWTFVHCNPVTGRVAALSLDGLALSGKIGRGLEKLQSLKALSLSFNNFSGEISPDLALIAALERLNLSHNSLSGRIPTSLSNLSSLKFLDLSDNSLSGPVPTEMFTNCLSLRFLSLAGNFLEGPIPGTLTKCTVLNHLNLSNNHFSGNPDFSNGMWSLTRLRTLDLSHNSLSGPVPVGISALHNLKKLHLERNHFSGTVPPDIGLCPHLNSINLGDNLFTGILPETFSRLNSLTFLSLSTNILTGDLPPWIGNLKSLEYLDFSSNSFTGPISNSIGELKLLSFVSFSHNKLTGEIPNSLFDLGLEEMDLSNNELTGFIPAGSSKLFESVRMLDLSGNNLTGVIPAEMGLLSKLTYLNLSWNHLQSRMPPELGFFQNLTVLDLRNTGLNGQVPGDICDSGNLQILQLDGNSLTGPIPDAIGNCSSLSLLSLSSNNLSGPIPKSMSKLMKLKILKLEVNQLTGEIPQELGKLETLLAANISYNRLEGRLPSGSIFPYLDRSSLQGNLGICSPLLKGPCKMNVPKPLVLDPNAYPGEMGGRQRGDHSSGSFKTFRHHKFLSVSSIVAISAAVLIVVGVIVISVLNASARRRLAFIDNALESMCSSSSRSGSLATGKLTWFDSEGVLEWPAASPESLLNKAAEIGEGAFGTVYKMNLDDGQEHAKLWQGGRVVAIKKLVSSNIIQYLEDFDREVRILGKARHPNLVALRGYYWTPQTQLLVSDYAPSGSLQARLHERPNSSPPLSWSSRFRILLGTAKGLAHLHHSCRPPIIHYNLKPSNILLDGNFTPKISDFGLARLLAKLDKHVISSRFQSGLGYVAPELACQSLRVNEKCDVYGFGVLILELVTGRRPVEYGEDNVVILSDHVRVLVEEGNVLECVDRSMEEFPEEEVLPVLKLAMVCTSQIPSSRPSMAEVVQILQVIKTPIPHRMEAF from the exons ATGACGATGGCGTTTCTGCAACTATCCTTCGTCTTTTCACTAATCTCTGTCGCCTCATTGAGATCCTGCACCGCCGCCGACCAGCTAAACGACGACGTTCTCGGCCTCATCGTCTTCAAATCCGACCTCCACGACCCCAACTCCCACCTCGCCTCCTGGTCCGAAGACGATGACTCGCCATGCTCCTGGACCTTCGTCCACTGCAATCCGGTCACAGGCCGTGTCGCTGCTCTCTCCCTCGACGGGTTAGCCTTGTCGGGAAAGATCGGAAGAGGCCTCGAGAAGCTGCAGTCTCTAAAG GCGCTTTCCTTATCCTTCAACAACTTCTCCGGCGAGATCTCACCCGATTTGGCACTGATCGCCGCCCTCGAACGCCTCAACCTCAGCCACAACAGCCTCTCCGGCCGCATTCCGACTTCACTTTCCAACCTCAGCTCCCTCAAGTTTCTCGACCTCTCCGATAATTCACTGTCCGGCCCTGTCCCGACCGAAATGTTCACTAACTGTTTATCTCTTCGGTTCCTTTCTCTCGCCGGCAACTTTCTTGAAGGCCCGATTCCTGGCACCCTTACTAAATGCACCGttttgaatcatctcaatctcTCCAACAACCACTTTTCCGGCAACCCGGATTTCAGCAATGGAATGTGGTCGTTAACTCGGCTTCGAACTTTGGATCTTTCGCACAATTCGCTTTCTGGCCCGGTTCCAGTTGGGATCTCGGCCCTACACAACTTGAAGAAACTCCATTTGGAACGGAATCACTTCTCCGGCACCGTTCCGCCGGATATCGGCCTATGCCCACATTTGAATAGCATCAACCTTGGCGATAATCTCTTCACCGGAATTCTCCCGGAGACATTTTCGAGGCTGAATTCTTTAACTTTTCTCAGTTTGTCAACCAACATTTTGACCGGAGACTTGCCTCCCTGGATCGGAAACCTGAAAAGCCTTGAGTATTTGGACTTTTCGAGCAACAGCTTCACGGGGCcgatttcaaattcaattggggAACTGAAATTATTGTCTTTCGTAAGTTTTTCCCATAACAAACTAACCGGAGAAATTCCGAATTCCCTGTTTGATCTTGGGCTGGAAGAAATGGATTTGTCGAATAACGAACTCACCGGTTTCATTCCCGCTGGTTCGAGCAAACTGTTTGAATCAGTTCGAATGTTGGATCTGTCGGGAAACAATCTGACCGGAGTTATTCCGGCTGAAATGGGTCTTCTCTCCAAGTTGACGTACCTGAACTTGTCGTGGAACCATCTTCAGTCGAGAATGCCGCCGGAGCTTGGATTCTTCCAGAACCTAACTGTGTTGGATCTTCGAAACACTGGGTTAAATGGGCAGGTTCCCGGCGATATATGCGATTCAGGGAACCTGCAAATTCTTCAGTTGGATGGCAATTCATTGACTGGCCCCATTCCTGATGCTATTGGAAACTGTTCGTCCCTTTCTTTGCT GAGCTTATCCAGCAATAATTTGAGTGGTCCCATTCCCAAGTCCATGTCGAAGCTGATGAAGCTCAAGATCCTCAAGTTGGAAGTGAACCAGCTGACCGGAGAGATTCCTCAGGAGCTCGGAAAATTAGAAACCCTTCTTGCAGCCAACATATCCTACAACAGGCTTGAAGGCAGGCTGCCCAGTGGAAGCATATTTCCATACTTGGACCGAAGCTCTTTGCAGGGAAATCTGGGCATTTGCTCACCGTTGCTCAAGGGCCCATGCAAGATGAACGTCCCAAAGCCTCTGGTTCTCGATCCCAACGCCTACCCCGGTGAAATGGGCGGCCGTCAAAGGGGCGATCACTCCTCCGGCAGCTTCAAAACTTTCCGGCACCATAAGTTCCTCAGTGTTTCATCCATAGTTGCCATCTCGGCAGCTGTTTTGATTGTGGTTGGAGTGATTGTTATAAGCGTGCTCAATGCTTCTGCAAGGAGGCGGCTGGCTTTCATCGACAACGCGCTGGAGAGCATGTGCTCGAGCTCTTCGAGGTCCGGCAGCCTGGCCACTGGGAAACTGACGTGGTTTGATTCAGAGGGTGTTCTGGAGTGGCCGGCAGCCAGCCCGGAATCGTTGCTCAACAAGGCGGCTGAAATTGGGGAAGGAGCCTTTGGCACTGTCTATAAGATGAACTTGGATGATGGGCAAG AACATGCTAAACTTTGGCAAGGAGGAAGAGTGGTGGCCATCAAAAAGCTGGTTTCCTCCAACATAATCCAGTACCTGGAAGATTTCGATCGAGAGGTTCGAATTCTAGGCAAAGCCAGGCACCCAAATTTGGTTGCCCTGAGAGGGTACTACTGGACTCCTCAGACTCAACTTCTAGTCTCCGATTACGCCCCATCCGGGAGCTTACAAGCCAGACTCCATGAACGGCCCAATTCAAGCCCACCTCTTTCCTGGTCCAGCCGGTTCCGTATCCTGCTCGGAACGGCGAAGGGCCTGGCTCACTTGCACCATTCTTGCCGGCCGCCGATCATCCACTACAACTTGAAGCCCAGCAACATTCTTCTGGACGGGAATTTCACCCCCAAAATCTCAGATTTCGGGCTGGCGAGGCTGCTAGCGAAGCTCGACAAGCACGTCATAAGCAGCCGGTTCCAGAGCGGGCTGGGGTACGTGGCGCCGGAGCTGGCGTGCCAGAGCTTGAGGGTGAACGAGAAATGCGACGTTTACGGGTTCGGGGTCCTGATTCTCGAACTGGTGACCGGAAGACGCCCGGTGGAGTATGGGGAGGACAACGTGGTGATACTGAGTGATCATGTGAGGGTTTTGGTGGAAGAAGGGAATGTGCTGGAGTGTGTTGATCGGAGCATGGAGGAGTTCCCGGAGGAGGAGGTGTTGCCGGTGCTGAAGCTGGCGATGGTGTGTACTTCTCAGATACCTTCGAGCCGGCCGTCCATGGCAGAGGTGGTGCAGATACTGCAGGTTATTAAGACCCCAATTCCACATAGAATGGAAGCATTTTGA